The following are from one region of the Rhodopirellula sp. P2 genome:
- the cutA gene encoding divalent-cation tolerance protein CutA — MSTKKESENDPKKFVSKALDDPRLTVLWSTVQSVEQAEAIAKGLLQERLAACVQIDSPIISHYVWEGRSCSEKEFRVVIKTTHQRTDQVIAWLAQNHPYDEPQIIALPVEKASLGYARWVAESTSK, encoded by the coding sequence ATGAGCACCAAAAAAGAATCTGAAAACGATCCAAAAAAGTTCGTTTCAAAGGCTCTGGATGACCCTCGTCTGACCGTTTTGTGGTCGACGGTCCAGTCAGTGGAGCAGGCTGAGGCGATCGCCAAGGGGCTGCTGCAGGAGCGTTTGGCAGCCTGTGTGCAGATCGATTCCCCGATCATCAGCCACTACGTTTGGGAGGGTCGGTCGTGTTCAGAAAAAGAGTTCCGCGTGGTCATCAAAACCACCCACCAACGAACCGATCAAGTGATCGCTTGGTTGGCCCAGAACCATCCCTACGACGAGCCTCAGATCATCGCGTTGCCAGTTGAGAAAGCGTCGCTGGGATACGCTCGATGGGTCGCCGAATCGACGTCCAAGTAG